Proteins encoded by one window of Rhodamnia argentea isolate NSW1041297 chromosome 6, ASM2092103v1, whole genome shotgun sequence:
- the LOC115734212 gene encoding 50S ribosomal protein L20: MNKAKVFKLAKGFRGRAKNCIRIARERVEKALQYSYRDRRNKKRDMRSLWIQRINAGTRIHSVNYGNFMHGLMKENIQLNRKVLSEISMHEPHSFKALVDISRNAFPGNKNVVHAPRKVAMPLSV; the protein is encoded by the exons ATGAACAAAGCGAAGGTGTTCAAGCTAGCGAAAGGTTTCAGAGGGAGGGCGAAGAACTGCATCCGGATCGCGAGGGAGAGGGTGGAGAAGGCGTTGCAGTACTCTTACCGAGACCGCCGCAACAAGAAGCGCGACATGCGTTCCCTCTGGATTCAGCGCATCAATGCCGGCACTCGCATCCACTCC gTCAACTATGGCAACTTCATGCATGGACTAATGAAGGAGAACATTCAACTGAACAGAAAGGTCCTATCGGAGATCTCAATGCACGAACCACATAGTTTTAAGGCGCTCGTGGACATTTCTCGTAATGCCTTCCCTGGAAACAAGAATGTGGTTCATGCACCTAGGAAAGTGGCCATGCCACTTAGTGTCTAA